A single window of Methylobacterium nodulans ORS 2060 DNA harbors:
- a CDS encoding BON domain-containing protein, whose product MSDKAIRQDVIEELGFDPSIDAANIGVAVENGIVTLTGYVDTYAERTAAERAVRKVRGVRGGVEEIKVRLAGQTLPRDEDLAQRAVQMLDWSATVPKNTVQVKVQDGWVTLTGQVEWQYQEEARAAQMRLAGLAGIINLIEVIPKASAADCARRSSRRCSGTLRSRRTRSRLPSRTRR is encoded by the coding sequence ATGAGCGACAAGGCCATCCGCCAGGACGTCATCGAAGAACTCGGCTTCGACCCGAGCATCGACGCGGCCAATATCGGCGTCGCCGTGGAGAACGGCATCGTCACGCTGACCGGCTACGTCGACACCTACGCCGAGCGGACCGCCGCCGAGAGGGCGGTGAGGAAAGTGCGCGGCGTGCGCGGCGGCGTCGAGGAGATCAAGGTCCGCCTCGCCGGCCAGACACTCCCCCGCGACGAAGATCTCGCCCAGCGCGCGGTGCAGATGCTCGACTGGTCCGCCACCGTCCCGAAGAACACCGTGCAGGTGAAGGTGCAGGACGGCTGGGTGACCCTCACGGGCCAGGTCGAATGGCAGTACCAGGAGGAGGCACGCGCCGCCCAGATGCGGCTTGCCGGCTTGGCGGGCATCATCAACCTGATCGAGGTGATCCCGAAGGCGAGCGCAGCCGACTGCGCGCGACGATCGTCGCGGCGCTGCAGCGGAACGCTGAGGTCGAGGCGGACGCGTTCAAGGTTACCGTCAAGGACGCGAAGGTGA
- a CDS encoding universal stress protein has protein sequence MSYASIMVAVDLAPQARNRVRLAGHLADQFGARLIGVAAEQPAYAVPPLGATAASAYALAASSEIILNDLSMVHAAFEEGAGTRSRVEWRSNLDFPLSFLIAQAATADLVVAGREEGTGPPLFAFDPGDAVMRLGRPLLVVPPEIDHLVAKRVVIGWKNTREARRAVSDALPFLRRASHVAVVSVDEGQGAADGGDVVSLLKAHGVAATNVRVDAAGDATSRALVDAASELGADLIVTGAYGHGRLSEWIFGGVTRDLLAASPVCCLMSH, from the coding sequence ATGTCCTACGCGAGCATCATGGTGGCCGTCGACCTCGCCCCGCAGGCGCGCAACCGCGTGCGGCTGGCCGGCCATCTGGCCGACCAGTTCGGCGCGCGCCTGATCGGCGTCGCAGCGGAGCAGCCCGCCTACGCGGTGCCGCCTCTCGGAGCGACCGCGGCCAGCGCCTACGCCCTCGCCGCCTCGAGCGAGATCATCCTGAATGACCTGAGTATGGTCCATGCGGCCTTCGAGGAGGGAGCCGGCACGCGCAGCCGCGTCGAGTGGCGCTCGAACCTCGACTTCCCCTTGTCTTTCCTGATCGCGCAGGCGGCCACCGCCGACCTCGTCGTGGCCGGACGCGAGGAAGGCACCGGCCCACCGCTGTTCGCGTTCGATCCGGGCGATGCCGTCATGCGTCTGGGACGGCCCCTGCTCGTGGTGCCGCCAGAGATCGATCACCTCGTTGCCAAGCGCGTGGTGATCGGCTGGAAGAACACCAGAGAGGCGCGCCGCGCCGTGTCGGACGCGCTGCCGTTCCTGAGGCGGGCGTCGCACGTCGCGGTCGTGTCCGTCGATGAGGGGCAGGGCGCGGCGGATGGAGGGGATGTCGTCTCTCTCCTGAAAGCTCACGGCGTCGCGGCGACCAACGTGCGCGTGGACGCCGCCGGCGACGCGACCTCCCGGGCGCTCGTCGATGCAGCCTCGGAGCTGGGGGCCGATCTGATCGTCACGGGCGCCTACGGTCACGGCCGCCTGAGCGAATGGATCTTCGGCGGTGTCACTCGCGACCTGCTGGCCGCTTCGCCCGTCTGCTGCCTGATGAGCCATTGA
- a CDS encoding Crp/Fnr family transcriptional regulator, whose protein sequence is MALLQSAARNRLLRRLSPETYAQLQPHLQLITTELRQVLVAPNVPIQRLYFPESGFSSMTTGGPRGQSEIGLVGPEGLVGATPVLLGSDRGPYEHMIQSPGAMLAIEAPILLRATDANAALRRLLLRSVQVQMVQTAQTAFVNATYQVEARLARWLLMCHDRTEGDELALTHEFLSLMLGVQRTSVTLALQALEGRQLIRARRGRITILNRPALLGVAGDSYGVPEAEHARLIEEA, encoded by the coding sequence ATGGCTCTGCTCCAATCTGCGGCGCGCAATCGCCTGCTCCGACGGCTGTCCCCCGAAACTTACGCGCAGCTGCAGCCTCACCTCCAGCTGATCACCACAGAGCTGCGGCAGGTGCTGGTCGCCCCCAATGTGCCGATCCAGCGGCTCTACTTCCCCGAGAGCGGGTTCAGCTCGATGACCACGGGGGGCCCGCGAGGCCAAAGCGAGATCGGGCTCGTCGGTCCGGAGGGCCTTGTGGGCGCCACCCCGGTGCTGCTCGGCAGCGACCGCGGGCCCTACGAGCACATGATCCAGAGCCCCGGCGCGATGCTCGCCATTGAGGCCCCCATCCTGCTGCGCGCCACTGACGCCAATGCAGCGCTGCGCCGCCTGCTGCTGCGCTCGGTCCAAGTGCAGATGGTGCAGACGGCGCAGACCGCCTTCGTCAATGCCACCTACCAGGTCGAGGCGCGCCTCGCCCGCTGGCTGCTGATGTGCCACGACCGGACCGAGGGTGACGAGCTCGCACTCACCCACGAGTTCCTGTCCCTGATGCTGGGCGTGCAGCGGACCAGCGTGACCTTGGCGCTCCAGGCCCTGGAGGGCCGCCAGCTCATCCGGGCCCGGCGTGGGCGCATCACGATCTTGAACCGCCCGGCGCTGCTCGGCGTGGCGGGTGACAGCTATGGCGTGCCTGAAGCTGAACATGCGCGCTTGATCGAGGAAGCATGA
- a CDS encoding BON domain-containing protein codes for MQRNAEVEADAFKVTVKDAKVILDGKVHGLYERNLVENAAWSAPGAGRGRQLKVT; via the coding sequence CTGCAGCGGAACGCTGAGGTCGAGGCGGACGCGTTCAAGGTTACCGTCAAGGACGCGAAGGTGATCCTCGACGGCAAGGTGCATGGTCTGTACGAGCGCAACCTCGTCGAGAACGCCGCGTGGTCGGCTCCGGGTGCGGGCCGTGGTCGACAACTGAAGGTGACGTGA
- a CDS encoding Crp/Fnr family transcriptional regulator, whose amino-acid sequence MYNRLIRRLEHAGVLSGVEIKALQDVNLRERFVVARSDVYDNDFADNVHLILGGFACRYKLWADGNRRIISLIVPGDLCDGHVPMPFVFQNRVAALTTCKVADIPRQTMVELINTYPRIARALWWVTLVKLSTMQAWLANMGREADKRIAHFFCELLVRLHAVGLADESSYEFNLTQSDLGEIFGLSNVHVNRVLKSLKDADLLIVANRRVTIPDVERLERFAEFDPGYLSGTLSFGEGIRHEA is encoded by the coding sequence ATGTACAACCGTCTGATAAGGCGACTCGAGCACGCTGGCGTATTATCAGGCGTCGAGATAAAAGCTCTGCAAGATGTAAATTTACGGGAAAGATTTGTGGTAGCTCGTTCTGATGTATACGATAATGATTTTGCTGACAATGTGCATCTCATATTGGGCGGATTTGCCTGTAGATACAAGTTGTGGGCAGACGGGAATCGCCGGATCATCTCCCTTATTGTTCCAGGCGACCTCTGCGACGGGCATGTGCCTATGCCATTTGTCTTTCAAAACAGAGTGGCAGCGCTTACCACCTGCAAAGTCGCGGATATTCCGCGTCAAACGATGGTCGAGTTGATCAACACATACCCCCGCATTGCGCGAGCGCTCTGGTGGGTAACTCTCGTAAAGCTCAGCACGATGCAGGCGTGGTTGGCCAATATGGGAAGAGAGGCTGACAAGCGAATAGCACACTTCTTTTGCGAGTTGCTTGTACGCTTGCATGCGGTTGGCCTTGCTGATGAGAGCAGTTATGAATTCAATCTCACTCAGTCTGATCTGGGGGAGATATTCGGATTGTCAAATGTTCACGTCAATCGTGTTTTGAAGTCATTGAAGGATGCTGATTTGCTAATCGTGGCAAATCGCCGAGTGACAATTCCTGATGTCGAGCGGTTAGAGCGATTTGCAGAGTTTGATCCCGGTTATCTGAGCGGCACTTTGAGCTTCGGTGAAGGGATCCGGCATGAAGCATGA
- a CDS encoding (2Fe-2S)-binding protein: protein MIVCSCNVFSDGQVRACLHPGPGCPRTPAQVYACLGCSPKCGRCARTIRGILSRALAEVHATCATACSAACPLSAEPRAAPAEAA, encoded by the coding sequence ATGATCGTCTGTTCCTGCAACGTCTTCTCCGACGGCCAAGTGCGCGCGTGCCTTCATCCCGGCCCGGGCTGCCCCCGTACACCGGCCCAGGTCTATGCCTGCCTGGGCTGCAGCCCGAAATGCGGGCGCTGCGCGCGCACGATTCGCGGCATCCTCTCGCGGGCGCTCGCCGAGGTTCACGCGACCTGCGCGACGGCCTGCAGCGCCGCCTGCCCGCTCAGCGCCGAGCCCCGGGCCGCTCCCGCCGAGGCCGCCTGA